Part of the Oncorhynchus masou masou isolate Uvic2021 unplaced genomic scaffold, UVic_Omas_1.1 unplaced_scaffold_5131, whole genome shotgun sequence genome, acttagattcacacaggacaccgaattggacaggagaagtactccagatataacaaactgaccccagcccccgacacataaactactgcagcataaatactgaaggctgagacaggaggggtcaggagacactgtggccccacccgaggacaccccggacagggccaaacaggaaggatataaccccacccactttgccaagcacagcccccacaccactggagggatatcttcaaccaccaacttaccatcctgagacaaagctgagtatagcccgcaaagatctccgccacggcacaacccaaggggcgccaacccagacaggatgaccacatcagtgaatcaacccactcaggtgacgcaccccctccagggacggcatgagagagccccagcaagccagtgactcagcccctgtaatagggttagaggcagagaatcccagtggaaagaggggaaccggccaggcagagacagcaagggtggttcgttgctccagagcctttccgttcaccttcccactcctgggccagactacactcaatcatatgacccactgaagagatgagtcttcagtaaagacttaaaggttgagaccgagtttgcgtctctgacatgggtaggcagaccgttccataaaaatggagctctatagcagtcgctctggataagtcgctctggataagagcgtctgctaaatgacttaaatgtaaatgtaaatgtaaatgagaaagccctgcctccagctgtttgcttagaaattctagggacaattaggaggcctgcgtcttgtgaccgtagcgtacgtgtaggtatgtacggcaggaccaaatcagagagataggtaggagcaagcccatgcaatgctttgtaggttagcagtaaaaccttgaaatcagcccttgctttgacaggaagccagtgtagggaggctagcactggagtaatatgatcaaattttttggttctagtcaggattctagcagccgtatttagcactaactgaagtttatttagtgctttatccgggtagccggaaagtagtgcattgcagtagtctaacctagaagtgacaaaagcatggattaatttttctgcatcatttttggacagaaagtttctgatttttgcaatgttacgtagatggaaaaagctgtccttgaaatggtcttgatgtgttcttcaaaagagagatcagggtcagagtaacgccgaggtccttcacagttttatttgagatgactgtacaaccattaagattaattgtcagattcaacagaagatctctttgtttcttgggacctagaacaagcatctctgttttatccgagtttaaaagtagaaagtttgctgccatccacttccttatgtctgaaacacatgcttctagcgagggcaattttggggcttcaccatgtttcattgaaatgtacagctgtgtatcatccgcatagcagtgaaagttaacattatgttttcgaataacatccccaagaggtaaaatatatagtgaaaacaacagcggtcctaaaacggaaccttgaggaacaccgaaatttacagttgatttgtcagaggacaaaccatccacagagacaaactgatatctttccgacagataagatctaaaccaggccagaacttgtccgtgtagaccaatttgggtttccaatctctccaaaagaatgtggtgatcgatggtatcaaaagcagcactaaggtctaggagcacgaggacagatgcagagcctcggtccgatgccattaaaatgtcatttaccaccttcacaagtgccgtctcagtgctatgatggggtctaaaaccagactgaagcatttcatatacattgtttgtcttcaggaaggcagtgagttgctgagcaacagccttttctaagatttttgagaggaatggaagattcgatataggccgatagttttttatattttctgggtcaaggtttggctttttcaagagaggctttattactgccacttttagtgagtttggtacacatccggtggatagagagccgtttattatgttcaacataggagggccaagcacaggaagcagctctttcagtagtttagttggaatagggtccagtaagcagcttgaaggtttagaggccatgattattttcatcattgtgtcaagagatatagtactaaaacacttgagcgtctctcttgatcctaggtccacgcagagttgtgcagactcaggacaactgagctttgaaggaatacgcagatttaaagaggagtctgtaatttgctttctaataatcataattttttcctcaaagaagttcatgaatttatcactgctaaagtgaaagtcatcctctcttggggaatgctgctttttagttagctttgcgaccgtatcaaaaaggaattttggattgttcttattgtcctcaattaagttagaaaaataggatgatcgagcagcagtaagggctcttcggtactgcacggtactgtctttccaagctagacggaagacttccagtttggtgtggcgccatttccgtttaACCACAAGTCTCCATGTGCATACTTATTTATTTTCTTGAGAAATATTTGTTTTAGGCAttcaattcttcacattttgcaaTGGTGAGAAGAGAAAATGTTGTTTTGTACTGTATAACACATCATGCAATTCAATTAATTTTGCCATATTGAAGAGAACCAACTTGCAGTTTTTAACCATTTTGAAATGACTTATGTCATATTAATGACATCTGCGTGAGAGAGAATAGTAATTcaaactctcaacagtaagttgagaccccaacTGAGTTTTGTTGGGGGCTCCCTAGCAGCCAGGGACCCTAGGCGTTTGCCTATGTTGCTTATGCCTGGGTCCGGCCCTGCACAcaccataaatatatatatttttattcaggTTATCAAACCAGGATGTGGGTGTTAAATTCTAGTAAATGTTAGCTTTCTCCAAAATGATTAAACTGCATATAACTTCTTGAAGGATACATTTTGTCATGTCATAATGATGCATCAACGTaatgatcacgctgtttaatccacttcttgatatgccacacgtgtcaaatggatggattatcttggcaaaggaaaaatgctcacatACAGGGATATAAAGAAATTTGTGCACAATTTGAGAGAAGCTTTATGTGCGTATGGACATTTCagcccatgaaacatgggaccaacccattacatgtttatatttatatttatgtttatatttttgttccatgTAGATAAGtcccctttctgtcttctctACAGGGAGAGCAGAAACCATTAAAGGAAGTTATTGACATTAGCTCAGGTGATTCACACAGGACCGGGATAAAACCAATCTCCTTTGTGCGACAGGTGTGGTCTCTATCTTTCTGTCTCAGTCCCCCACTCGCTCTTCTGCCCTCTCTTTCGCTCACTCACGCTCACTCTTTTCTGCTCTTGCTGTGGATCTGTCTATGACCAAGTATCTTGCAGTCCCTGTCTtcagctctgtgtctgtgtgctgtctgtcaggtcctgtcggtctgtctgtacCCTGAGCTCCTGCATGATGACACACTTCCTGTGGACGTCAGGCAGAGAGCCCAGAGGCTGCTGGGAGAGTGTGATGGGGGCAGTGTGGGTAAGTTGGTTGTTTATGCGTCATACTCATCTCATCACTTAGGCAGTGAATACAGCAATAGGCCTACTTATGGTATGTTTGGTTTAAATGATGTTGAAGGGTATATTTGTTTTAGTAATTGAtctggttggttgattgattcatTAATTGGCTGTTTTGTAATAGGTTCATACACAGACCCCTGTGGGCTGCCTCATGTTCAGCGTAGCGTTGCAGAGTTCATCACTGGTCGAGACGGAGGAGTGCCTTCCCATCCCGACAACATCTTCATCTCTGCTGGCTCACAGATAGCTCTGAAAGTAAGAGTATAACAACCCCAGATCTTCACTCTAAACTGTACGACCATGTCTACTGTAGACTTCTATTTTCAATATATATATTGGTAAGATTGTACAGCCTGCAGGTATAATGCactatgatgcagttataatgcatAGTAAGATTTGTGATGAGCATTTATGACACCCTTATTATTCCCCTCCTCCACACGACCCTTCTACAGGTGATGCTAAAGCTGTTGGTGAGAGGGAAGGGTGTGTCCCAAACGGGTGTGTTGACCCCCCAGCCCTGCCCCCACACCCTGCCCATGCTGCTGGAGGAGGTAGGGGCTGTCCTGGTGCCTTACCAGCTGAGTGAAGAGCAGGGCTGGGCCCTGGAGCCAGGGGAGCTGCACCGAGCCCTCACCGCCTCTAGAGGGCACTGCAGGCCCAGAGCGCTCTACATCAGCAACCCTGGTATCCCCACTGGTCTGTAGTCAAGTTCGGATGTCATTGTGTGCAATGCTTTAAATTGAGTTTATTAAATTATAAGCTATTAAATTGACTTAGTAGTTTGAAGTTTAACAAAGTCTTCAGTCCATAGGCCTTTCTATAGATCCCATTTTAATCGTAGCATGCAGggctctagccttttgggggccttaAGTGAGATTCGGTTGACATTGAAGTGAAAAATTAGTTAATTTCCTGTAGTTCACACATTTTTGCTCTGCTGCTTACACATTTATGCAATTTTAAAGCATGTTTTCAGCAGTTCTACAAATTTTGCCATGAGGCGGGGATAGGTTTTTGCAATTTTATAacaaatttcatgcaattctacttatACGTTTTGACATGACTTAAAccatgatatctgagtgagagtgccTAACAAAATAAATGGGGGGGGCCCTGTAGGTCAGGGCCCtgactattctaactctcaacagtaagcgGCTAGTGTCCCCAAGCAACCACTTATGGCACTTATGCCTCGAGACGGCCCTGGTATTGTGTGATAGCTAGGTGTTTTCTTTGGCAACATGCCCATGAAAGTTTCCTGTGACATTTAATCTTTAAGGTGATATTATCACTATCTCACCATACTGTCATTTTCCCTCCCTAACAGGTCATGTACAGAGCAGGAAATCTATAGAATGGGTGATTCAGTTTGCTGCAGAAGAGAGGCTCTTCCTATTGGTCAATGAGGTGACATTGAGAATTATTAACTTGGTGCAGGCCATACATATGCATTTTTCCCCGTTACAAATCAGACCTGTCCTGAAACTGTGGCTCGTTAACGAGCACTAAAATGCTGATCATTCACCTTTCAGGATAACAATAACGCCATTATTTGTTGTATACTTTGGAAGTATTCGAATTAGGCCGATGTAGTTTTCTAAAGGCAATAGCAAACTTGATCAAATAGCCTACATTTATTTGGAGGTGATGGAAGAATGTTCAACGTTTTCAGTGACACTTGCTGTAGGCCTAGGCTATCTAACAGACAAAAAGTTTATGAAAGACAACCACAATTGCAAATGTCTATGGACCTGTAAACAGACCGTTAGAATTTAATAGGGCCTAATGTTATGCGTTGACTTTTTATCCAACTTATGCTGCAGTGGGGAATCCTAAAACATTGTCTACTTACAGTGGCAGCCTACACACAGATCAACTGTCTGTTCACCTGTTAAATTCTACTGTATGTTATAAACCAAGCTTCCTTTCTGATGCATAGAGCAACATACTTGAAATAATAACGTATCTAATAGGCCCAATTAAATCAGAGATGCGCATGGTCATTTGTGTAGGCTAAGGCTACTTCAGGAACATGAACCCACCAATGCCAGAAAAGGTGAATCATTTATTCTGCAATGGTTATGAAAATATGTATTATGTCTATAAATGCAATATTGTTTACTGGAGAAATTTGGAATGACAGTATTCAGACGTGATCTACCTTTAATAAACTGCATAATAAACTGCACTCTGGAATAGATGAGAGAAAAGTGCATGAAATAGCTTATCTATTTGCTACTGTGAAGGGGTCGAATTAAACGAGAGATGGGACGAATATCATCCTTGTTGTAGGCCTGTGCTTCCTCGTGAGTTTGAAACCATCACAGAAAAGGTGATGAATTCATTTTGCAATGATCATGGAAATGAAATAAATAGTAGCCTGGAAATACAGCAGATGCCCTTTTCTAATTATTTTTAAATGCAAGTATAAACTAAATAGATTTTCTCTCTTCTCACTAACGGCAAATGATTGCATCTGGTTGGTATATTGTTACAAGTGTGTCCATCATAGGCTAGGCACAGTTTATAAATGAGGTCCTGGGGGTTAGGCTGTGGGTGCAGGTTACACAGGGTGTCCATCATAGGCTAGGCACAGTTTATAAATGAGGTCCTGGGGGTTAGGCTGTGGGTGCAGGTTACACAGGGTGTCCATCATAGGCTAGGCACAGTTTATAAATGAGGTCCTGGGGGTTAGGCTGTGGGTGCAGGTTACACAGGGTGTCCATCATAGGCTACGCACAGTTTATAAATGAGGTCCTGGGGGTTAGGCTGTGGGTGCAGGTTACACAGGGTGTCCATCATAGGCTAGGCACAGTTTATAAATGAGGTCCTGGGGGTTAGGCTGTGGGTGCAGGTTACACAGGGTGTCCATCATAGGCTAGGCACAGTTTATAAATGAGGTCCTGGGGGTTAGGCTGTGGGTGCAGGTTACACAGGGTGTCCATCATAGGCTACGCACAGTTTATAAATGAGGTCCTGGGGGTTAGGCTGTGGGTGCAGGTTACACAGGGTGTCCATCATAGGCTAGGCACAGTTTATAAATGAGGTCCTGGGGGTTAGGCTGTGGGTGCAGGTTACACAGGGTGTCCATCATAGGCTAGGCACAGTTTATAAATGAGGTCCTGGGGGTTAGGCTGTGGGTGCAGGTTACACAGGGTGTCCATCATAGGCTAGGCACAGTTTATAAATGAGGTCCTGGGGGTTAGGCTGTGGGTGCAGGTTACACAGGGTGTCCATCATAGGCTAGGCACAGTTTATAAATGAGGTCCTGGGGGTTAGGCTGTGGGTGCAGGTTACACAGGGTGTCCATCATAGGCTAGGCACAGTTTATAAATGAGGTCCTGGGGGTTAGGCTGTGGGTGCAGGTTACACAGGGTGTCCATCATAGGCTAGGCACAGTTTATAAATGAGGTCCTGGGGGTTAGGCTGTGGGTGCAGGTTACACAGGGTGTCCATCATAGGCTACGCACAGTTTATAAATGAGGTCCTGGGGGTTAGGCTGTGGGTGCAGGTTACACAGGGTGTCCATCATAGGCTAGGCACAGTTTATAAATGAGGTCCTGGGGGTTAGGCTGTGGGTGCAGGTTACACAGGGTGTCCATCATAGGCTAGGCACAGTTTATAAATGAGGTCCTGGGGGTTAGGCTGTGGGTGCAGGTTACACAGGGTGTCCATCATAGGCTAGGCACAGTTTATAAATGAGGTCCTGGGGGTTAGGCTGTGGGTGCAGGTTACACAGGGTGTCCATCATAGGCTAGGCACAGTTTATAAATGAGGTCCTGGGGGTTAGGCTGTGGGTGCAGGTTACACAGGGTGTCCATCATAGGCTAGGCACAGTTTATAAATGAGGTCCTGGGGGTTAGGCTGTGGGTGCAGGTTACACAGGGTGTCCATCATAGGCTAGGCACAGTTTATAAATGAGGTCCTGGGGGTTAGGCTGTGGGTGCAGGTTACACAGGGTGTCCATCATAGGCTAGGCACAGTTTATAAATGAGGTCCTGGGGGTTAGGCTGTGGGTGCAGGTTACACACGGTGTCCATCATAGGCTAGGCACAGTTTATAAATGAGGTCCTGGGGGTTAGGCTGTGGGTGCAGGTTACACAGGGTGTCCATCATAGGCTAGGCACAGTTTATAAATGAGGTCCTGGGGGTTAGGCTGTGGGTGCAGGTTACACAGGGTGTCCATCATAGGCTAGGCACAGTTTATAAATGAGGTCCTGGGGGTTAGGCTGTGGGTGCAGGTTACACAGGGTGTCCAAATATCAGGACTACACTTTGGGTTTGGTAGTGCATGAAAATAACACCCGGTAGGTCTACTTTACAGTTGCCTGAACACCTGTTACACATTAGGATGAGCAGTGGGAGAGAATTGGCTTTTCTCTATGTCACTGTCTCTCACTTTTCCAGCCTTCATCTCTTTACTtgtccttcctgctctgtctaggtgTATCAGGACTGTGTGTATGGGGAGGGCATGGAGTTTATGTCCTATAAGAGGGTCCTGTTTGAAATGGGTCAGCAGTACTCTGAGATGGTAGAACTGGCCTCCTTTCACTCCATATCCAATGGCATCATGGGAGAGTGAGTCTTGCAGTAGATCCACTTCATCCATATACTATAGTTGGCCATGTCACCAATGTCTGGAGATGATTTATTAAATGAAAAaccaaaatgtttacaaattaaagGCAAATGCTTCGCCCTAATGATTTATAATCATTGTAGCTTTTCTGCCCTGTTAAACTGCTGTGTTCCCTATGTGCCCTATGCCCTTTGCCTCTTGTTCCCCCTggctgtgtgtaggtgtgggctGCGTGCGGGGTACATGGAGCTAGTGAATGTGGACCCAGCAGTGATGGTGTTTGGTAAGACCCTCCTGTGTACTGACATCAGTGCTCCCGTCACAGGACAGATCGCCCTAGAAATAATGGTTAACCCTCCAAGACCTGGAGACCCCTCCCATAGCAAGTATACACAGGTACTTATGAGTAAGGAATTCCTGCATTAGTCACGGTAGTCTCCAAAAATTCTTAGTCTCATATTAACTCAAATGTTAAAAAGGAGAAAATCATGACACAGGTTCAGTATTATATATTCGCTGTGTTAAGGTGTCATGTGTTAGTtaatgctctctctgtctccaccaaaGGAGATTCTGACCAATCGGATCACCCTGGCCCAGAATGCTCAGCGGGCTTGGGAGTTTCTGATTGGTCTTCCGGGGGTGAGCTGTCAGCCAGTGACGGGAGGTATTTTTCTCTACCCCCGTCTGAGCCTTCCCCCTGAGGCAGTGGAACAGGCCAGGGTGGGCACACAGACTTCCACTATACCCCTCTGTAGCACCAATACACTGCCGACCTACACATGACAACAGTAAAACTAATATTGCAGTACTAACCTGCAGGTTGTAAAATTATGTTAGGTTAGCTGTCTTTTATCAAGTATCACAGTCGTCATTGGTTACAGGTAATAGTCTTCATCtacttgtttttttctctccgcttcctctgtctgtagtctgACGGACTGGAGGCAGACGTGCTATACAGTCAGAGCCTACTCGatgaggagggtgtgtgtgtgggagcagGGTGTGAAAATGGGCAGAGAGAGGACAAATACCACATCAGGTAATTGTGAGTGTGTGCGGAGGCACATGGGCACACAGGGGCCAGAGGGGCACAGATATGTTTTGTTAAACAATAGTGCTCAGCATaagcagcatggctaccacagcattctgtagcaatacaccatcccatctggtttgaacttagtgggactatcatgtgtttttcaacaggacaatgacccaacatacttccaggctgtgtaagccATAAAATGGAATTGGTCTTTtagcaaatagggctatcttctgtataccatccctaccttgtcacaacacaactgattggctcagcATATATATTCAAGCATGTATAtcccatctcatttgggttgagtctgggtgattgtggaggccagatcatctgacgcagcattccatcactccttggtcaaatagcctttacacagcctggaggtgtgttgggtcactgtcctgttgaaaaataaatgatagtcccactaaggtcaaaccagatgggatggtgtttgctgcagaattctgtgatAGTCATGCTGCTTAAGTGTGCCTTggattataaataaatcactgaaagtgtcacaagc contains:
- the LOC135535765 gene encoding alanine aminotransferase 2-like, with protein sequence GEQKPLKEVIDISSGDSHRTGIKPISFVRQVLSVCLYPELLHDDTLPVDVRQRAQRLLGECDGGSVGSYTDPCGLPHVQRSVAEFITGRDGGVPSHPDNIFISAGSQIALKVMLKLLVRGKGVSQTGVLTPQPCPHTLPMLLEEVGAVLVPYQLSEEQGWALEPGELHRALTASRGHCRPRALYISNPGIPTGHVQSRKSIEWVIQFAAEERLFLLVNEVYQDCVYGEGMEFMSYKRVLFEMGQQYSEMVELASFHSISNGIMGECGLRAGYMELVNVDPAVMVFGKTLLCTDISAPVTGQIALEIMVNPPRPGDPSHSKYTQEILTNRITLAQNAQRAWEFLIGLPGVSCQPVTGGIFLYPRLSLPPEAVEQARSDGLEADVLYSQSLLDEEGVCVGAGCENGQREDKYHIRLCVMTPSATLEKVLACLGSFHLHFLDQYSLDQYSQHA